Within Malus domestica chromosome 04, GDT2T_hap1, the genomic segment TGGTGATAGTATTGTATATGAGTTTAGTTTGAGCGCGGTAACTATATCGTAAATAAGTTAAAGCTATTTCTTcataaaatttgtaattgtccttatgattaaaaAACGTTCATTAgatatttttgggtaaaaataagTTGGTGAGGGATTTTTCATTAgtcttataattttttatttaggaaaactaatgaaaagggtttgaaaactttgagttttaacgataaagacaaaataaagggtaaagtgaacagtattaggattgactttttaatgtaaaaatgtggtttttcattaaagtgaacagtaccgggagcttttcgttaaagttcccttttttatttttgtggtggGAGGGTAAATTGACACGATTAAATAGGACTCAAAACTAAAGCGAAAgtggtaaaaataaaaagaaggtcAAAAGTTAAGCATAATTAGTAAAAGGTATAGTATGTGAAGCACATGTATAATTTTACTAAcataataatttgaaaatttgagcattttttttattttaatatttatttaatcgataatatgttaaaaatatgggtaaaaatttgtgtattttATATGTATTATTGAAAGACATgtgaaaataatatattttaatcgtgaaaaaaatatgtattgTACTTGGAGTTTTAAAAAACATACAATTTAACGAATCATTAATACGTGTATAGAAAACAAAACTTGCTAAAATACGTATGTGCATTATATTAAGGATATTATATGTAAATTTACTGTGACAATGCTAACTATTTTGAGAATTGTTATTGATACTCACGTTCTTTTCTAATAAAACATATGGTAAGAAATGTTagcaattttcatttttaatttattgttttgttttatacAAAAACGATTTTATGGAGTGGAAAATCGATCCTAGAACTTCAACTACAACGAAAAAAATGCTCTAACTTGAGCGTCCCCTTCACTCCAAACCCTTTGTACTAAACCTTAATGTTAAGCTCTCACCATCACGTAACTTTCGGCTCTTACTATTCACCTCTCTCGCACTCCTAACACCATTTGCAAATTCTATCAAAGCTGTAGCAGTTTGTGACTACTTTTTGCAGAGTTAGCCATTCAACAAAgagcataaaaaaaattatccaacAAAAACCACTAAtgattaaaattctaaaaagcACCACACATTAAAATTCGAAAGCTTCAAGTCATATAAGTAAAACACACCACAAACATCAACGAGACAAAATTCAAAGCGatagcaagagaaagaaagcaaaaatagaaagaaaattttGGTGAGTAGAGAGTGGAAAATATTATTGATGAGTGATCATGTCCTTTCTCCTTTGGGCAGCATGCTTTGTCCTTTTCAAGTCTTCTTAAACTTTAAGGTACGAGTCTCTGATTGCGCTCATTTTTCTGACAACCACGTCCATCAGCATCCGCTCCCTTGGTGACATTGCACAACAAGAGAGTCCTATCTGCATCACTGAAACCAAGCATTCCTTTAATTTCATTGCTTTCACCGAGCCACCATTGTTACGTCTGGATGGAGTTTGTTCTCGCACTATGTCATTGTTGACATCACCATCTGTTTCGAGGTCGAGGATAATTGAATGGTCAACAACGTCCATGACATGGTCAGGCAAAGCCATGGGTACAAATTGGTAAATGCTTAGACCACCTTTAAACATGTCATTGGTAGGTCTTTTTCTTGTGAACATTTCCAGCAATAGTATCCCATAGCTGTAAACATCTCCAAGTATGGAAACTTGGCCTCCTGTGCCGTACTCTGCTAGGACATACAATATGTCGTATGCAATTGACTATTAGAACAATATCTTCTTTATATTTATATGCTACTTATtttccaagaaaaaaaagggcAGTAATGTATTTTTCATCAATAGAGATTAATTAGTTGATCTTTAGTGATAATTTACTAAGAACATAAAAAGGAAGTTAGAATAATAGAAACTCATACCTGGAGGAATGTAGCCTATAGAACCCTTGAGCTGAGATGACATTGTTTGACTGAATGAGGGGTCATCTGATGTTTCAAAGAGGAACCTTGCTAAACCAAAATCCCCAACATGAGCTACCATATCTTCATCAAGAAGTACGTTGCTTGGCTTTAAATCACAATGAATAATGGTTGTTTCACAATGGTGGTGGAGATAATCTAACCAGAAGCAACATCAATGGCAATGTTCAATCTTTGCATAAAACTCATTCTTTTACTTGGAGATTCCTTCTCATATCTTGGATACAACATTGAGTCTAGACTTCTATTTGTCATGAACTCGAAAACTAGACTTTTGAAGTCCTTGCCCAGGTTATCAATGCTTGAGCATGCAGTCATGATCTTGAGAAGATTACGGTGCCTTATACTCcttaaactttgcattcatccATGAAACTCTTGGAAGCTCCTTGTTGTTGAAGGTTTAATACCTTAACAGCAACTACTGTTCCATCACTAGGAATTACCCCTTTATAAACAGAACCAAAACTTCCCAAACCAATAAGATTATCCAGAGAGAACCCGTTAGTTGATTCAACAAGTTGTGAGTAATAGACACCTAATTTCCAATCCTTATAAGAACGTGAAGTTGCAAGTCTATCTCTTGACCTTTTTAGCTTTGAACAAGCACCAAAGAAGCAAGATAAAGCAATTATGATTCCAAGTACACAGGCTATGGGGATGACTACTTTTGGGGAATGTAATCCTCG encodes:
- the LOC108173219 gene encoding probable LRR receptor-like serine/threonine-protein kinase At3g47570 — encoded protein: MVAHVGDFGLARFLFETSDDPSFSQTMSSQLKGSIGYIPPEYGTGGQVSILGDVYSYGILLLEMFTRKRPTNDMFKGGLSIYQFVPMALPDHVMDVVDHSIILDLETDGDVNNDIVREQTPSRRNNGGSVKAMKLKECLVSVMQIGLSCCAMSPRERMLMDVVVRKMSAIRDSYLKV